Proteins from a genomic interval of Sphingobacterium sp. SYP-B4668:
- a CDS encoding lycopene cyclase family protein produces MAKRDNYFDYIIVGAGLSGISLAHRLIPHLQNTGKRLLLLDRGLDSYPERTWSFWEAADSIPSSLIEANWLQIRILDETVNIQTPTAPYHYKSIRSTRWRAHYLQIIAAQTQITIIEEAVLDIQQTLDEVSVHTATSSYQTLHLFDSRFAPVLDIPDYVTTLWQQFYGCYIRTKYAALDPNTAVLMDFRASQQEHIAFFYMLPSDSHTALVEYTLFTDRPKEFSYFKRQLSDYLDQHFGHGNYEIIREEEGNIPMSSYRFPRRDGRIFYIGTAGGCTKPSTGYTFYYVQQQIHELGRLIEKGYLNTYGRYSWPMRRFHFYDSILLQILSEQPHIGHTIFVRLFRRNPTSRIFKFLNNDTTLWEEIKLFSTLPIGLFSRYAMRILFKHR; encoded by the coding sequence ATGGCAAAAAGGGATAATTATTTCGATTATATTATTGTGGGAGCAGGTCTTTCCGGCATCAGTCTTGCCCACCGTCTGATTCCGCACCTGCAAAATACCGGTAAAAGGTTGTTGCTGCTGGACCGGGGGTTAGATTCTTATCCCGAGCGTACATGGTCATTTTGGGAAGCAGCTGATAGTATACCAAGCAGCTTGATCGAAGCCAACTGGCTGCAGATACGTATTCTAGACGAAACTGTCAATATCCAGACGCCAACAGCTCCATACCACTACAAATCCATTCGCTCCACACGTTGGCGAGCACATTATCTGCAGATTATTGCCGCGCAGACACAGATTACAATTATTGAAGAAGCAGTGCTTGATATTCAGCAAACCTTAGACGAGGTCAGCGTCCATACGGCCACTAGCTCCTACCAAACCCTCCATCTGTTTGACAGCCGCTTTGCTCCAGTACTTGACATTCCCGATTATGTCACCACCCTTTGGCAACAGTTTTATGGGTGCTACATCCGCACGAAATATGCAGCATTGGACCCAAATACTGCCGTTCTGATGGATTTTAGAGCCTCGCAACAGGAGCATATTGCCTTTTTCTATATGCTCCCATCTGATAGTCATACTGCTTTGGTCGAATACACCTTATTCACTGACCGACCGAAAGAATTTTCATACTTCAAGCGTCAGCTATCCGACTACCTTGATCAGCACTTTGGACATGGAAATTATGAAATTATTCGTGAAGAAGAGGGCAATATTCCGATGAGTAGCTACCGGTTCCCAAGGCGCGACGGTCGCATCTTTTATATTGGCACCGCTGGGGGATGTACCAAGCCCTCCACTGGCTACACCTTCTACTACGTACAGCAACAGATTCATGAATTAGGAAGATTGATTGAAAAAGGTTATCTGAATACTTACGGGCGATATTCTTGGCCAATGCGTCGATTCCATTTTTACGATAGCATACTCTTGCAGATCCTGTCTGAGCAGCCCCATATTGGACATACCATCTTTGTCCGTCTCTTCCGTCGTAATCCCACTTCTAGGATCTTTAAGTTCCTCAACAATGATACTACTTTATGGGAAGAAATCAAGCTCTTCAGCACCCTGCCTATTGGACTTTTCAGTCGGTATGCTATGCGCATCCTCTTCAAGCATAGATAA
- a CDS encoding MarR family winged helix-turn-helix transcriptional regulator, translated as MIPKKLLVEVIEELDLYCANYPDDATYEGFVAFMKVNQTAKNSQMRKIGGDYTPVMERDRPTEDVGKLLVMLYRYAKNYIKLAFEDTPLQTPEEFTYLMVLFTYDKLPQSELIRKNIMEKASGNEVIKRLMRMGLIVEAEKTGDKRSKPIAISPLGRRVLIDILPKMKRVGDVVSGTLNNTERQLLTHLMAKLDHHHHDLYGQKGKHTLEDFMPNQGNR; from the coding sequence ATGATTCCCAAAAAATTGTTGGTAGAAGTAATAGAAGAGTTAGATCTATATTGTGCCAACTACCCCGACGATGCTACTTATGAAGGCTTTGTGGCTTTTATGAAGGTCAATCAGACGGCGAAAAATTCACAAATGCGAAAGATAGGCGGGGATTATACGCCTGTCATGGAACGTGATAGGCCAACCGAAGATGTGGGTAAATTGTTGGTGATGTTATACCGATATGCCAAGAATTACATCAAATTGGCCTTTGAGGATACACCTTTGCAGACTCCTGAAGAGTTTACTTACTTAATGGTGCTCTTTACCTATGACAAGCTTCCGCAGTCGGAGCTGATCCGTAAGAATATCATGGAAAAAGCATCGGGCAATGAGGTTATCAAGAGGCTGATGCGCATGGGGCTCATCGTGGAAGCTGAAAAGACGGGTGATAAGCGTTCTAAGCCCATTGCAATATCACCCCTGGGAAGGCGTGTCCTTATCGATATACTGCCCAAGATGAAACGGGTGGGCGATGTAGTCTCAGGCACACTCAACAATACAGAGCGCCAGTTATTGACACATCTTATGGCTAAGCTGGATCACCATCACCACGACCTATACGGGCAGAAAGGCAAGCATACGCTCGAAGACTTTATGCCGAACCAAGGCAACCGATAG